The Maylandia zebra isolate NMK-2024a linkage group LG14, Mzebra_GT3a, whole genome shotgun sequence genome includes the window ACCATGTTTTCAATACCTTTGTAAAGCACATTCTGACGGGTTTTATCttaaaaagcactatataaataaacttactTACTAAGATGgggcagaaggaaaagaaagtTAGGGCAGCTATATGTCATGTATGTGAAAATTTCACATCTGTGTTATGTGCTGTTTGTCTCATCTTGCAAATGCTGCAAAGATACACAGCTTTGCTTCTGGACTTGGTGTTGAACTGCTCCAACTCGAGGTCATGTACACCGACATATTTTGCAGTAATATCCTCAGTCATAAAATCAAACAGCATAGCATCCCCGTTGAAGGTTCTACAGTGATTATCAGCTCGTGATAAGAGCTTACGGATCTCTCCACCTGGCTGCCTCCGAGCAGATAAACAAAGGTTTATGGAGACGAGACCATCACACAATAGTGATATGAAACTCCTATCACTTTGTTTTCACTGAATGTTATTCAAAATTGAACACAGAGGACAAATAATGCCCAGTGCGTTGAAGGAGAAATGAGCACAACTGTGAAATCACAGTCAAAGAAAAAGAGGCATTCCCTTTTATAAGAAGACAAATATGAAACATCCCCAAGAACTGGGAGTTAGGCAACAAGTGAATATTTTAGATTAaatagtaaatggcctgtatttgtatagcgctttaatAGTCCCTAAagacctcaaagcgctttacacaaccagtcatccacccatccaatcacacactggtgatggtaagctacattgtagccacagccaccctggggcgcactgacagaggcagagctgccggacactggcgccaccgggccctctgaccaccatgAGTAAGcaaacgggtgaagtgtcttgcccaagaacacaatgaccgagactgtccaagccggggctcgaaccggcaactttCCGATTATAAGGtgacctcccaactcttgagccacgatcgcccctaaaTGCGAGGAGCAAACCTTAAAGAATGTTGACTGACTTTAATACTAAAATGAGTCATCGGAAAACTAACCGTGCTATCCAGACCCAACATGATGATCATGAGGAAGAAGATGATGGCAAAGAAGGTGGCAGCAGGCATGTTTGCTATGGCTTCTGCATAAATGATGAACAACAGACTGGGACCTAGAGAAAAAAAGTGAGACCTGGTATTTATATGCCATCCAAACTTCCACCAACAAACATCGGAGATTCAGTCGTTTATTCTGAATAAATTTCCAACAACTTCAGTTTGGAGAAAGAACTTCTTGCAGTGTGTTGGTGCGGGGCCCGACCTGCATCCTTTGCCACAGCGTCCACATTCTGTTGCCTCATCTCAGCCATGTAGCCCAGCACAGTAAAGATGACAAAGCCAGACAGAAAGCTCGTCAGACAGTTAACCGAGCTGGTGACCAACGCATCTCTGATAGAGGAAACAAGTGTTTAGCAGAAAGATGACAAAGTTAAAGCGCCTACGCAAAGGATTTAACCTTCTGGTAATTTCATCAATAAAGATATGTCAATATTCATGGTGACATATGTTAAATAAAGGATTTGAGAGATGAAACATTTCTGCTGAACTTCAGTAAACACAGAGTAGCATTTTGACATTAAGCAAACAGACGTCACTGATTTATGAACTCATTAACAAAAGTTTTTACTTGTAGCAGTTGTTGTGAAACGGGTTGTAGCTGGCAAAGGCAAGGAGCACGCCAAATCCTGGACCCAGAGAGAAGAAGATCTGAGCTGCTGCATCAATCCAGACCTTTGAGAGAGTGAGAGGTAAAGTGATGACAAATAATGATGGGAGTGAAGGACACGCGTTTAGAAATGATTGAGGAATAAGAGAAAGAGGGCAGGATCTGAGCTCGCTACATATGTTGATGATGGACCTTGTCACACTGAACCAAAAGGACTCACAGTAGTGGAAAGCAGCTTCTCCCAGTCAGGTTTGAGATAGAAGACGACACCCCTCCAGGCCCCGGGCAGGGTGGCCCCACGGATGAGCAAGATCAGGAGGACCAAATAGGGAAAGGTAGCAGTCACCCAAACTACCTAATACAGAAAGCAAAGAACCTTTTTTACTCTAATTTTAATAAACCTTTATATGcttaaaaaagtgtttctgtGGTCCACTCTGCGTTCACTGACTATGTTACTGTACAATAGATAGCATTAGACAGCATTAGACACACTGCTGACAGCAGCGGACGAGTGAGCTACAGCTGACAGCAGCTAGCGGGCCACCTGCTGCTGCCCAGGATCCCCGGGGTTTGACTCGCTAGATCGCTAGTGACCGCTGGTTGCCGCTAGGGCCTGCACCTTCAGGCAATATTCAGTGTCCTGTCGATCGGATCTGATGCTATGCTCTTTGGGCAGCTGTCACCCTTCCTGGCCATTGCAGGGGCTTTGCACCTGGCCCTGTTTTGCCCTAGAATGAAGTCCTGGAGGACATGCTAGCAGCAAACTAAACCGCTTAGACTCATGACTAGTGGTTATAGGCTGTGTGACATCTGCACTGGAGATGATTATTATCTGGTTTTCAACCTAACCCTGGGCTTCTGGCTGTATGTGAAACACCAGCAGATTAGACACCAGCATAGAGTGCTTCCTAAGATGGATATGTTCAGAATCTGGGCCCCTTCAACTGGTGCTGATATAATGTTGTTTCTGTGACTTGGCTATCCAAAGCTATACTGGATAAAGACGTAGCAGTTGACCGTTCCAGAAAAGGCACCTAAGCAATTAAAATCTTGACCTTAACTATTAATCTGTTCTATCACTCCATGATAGTTGTTGGCTGCTATCGGCTTCCATCTGCTTACCCCAGCACGTAACCTTCTCTGGTTCAACTTTTAtctgaattgaatttaaatgaaatcatTCTGGTAGGTGATTTTAATTGGGGCTGgctttcttctgtttctgtttattttaagGCACACTGCTTGTTTTTAAGTCTAATTCCATTTATTCAAAGCCCCATGCACCTTAATTCCAAATCCCCAGATAAATCTTCTCTTATAGACCCTTTATTTATACAATGTGCCACAGAAGTTTTCCACATTGGCAGTTTTTGCCAAGGACCTGAGTGATCACTGCATAGTTGGTGCTGGGAGAAACACCAAAAGCAAGCTTTTCTTCACGATTTATTCAGTTTTAACTGGGGTCGTATTACAATGACTGACATTGGAAATTTAGCTTGGAAATATTTCCAAGAGAGTTTTATCTATTTTGTGGACAAACATGCCCCTTTTGCCAGGTCAGGCCCTGGTTCAATTCGGAACTGGCTGGCCTCCTACATGAGAGAAAGCAGGCCTGGGCAGCTGCGAGAAAATCCGGATCCGATGATGATTGGCTATGTTTTTGTCAGCTGCGTAATCAGTTTACTGCCTCCATCAGGAAGCGTACTTTCTGACTTTAACCACTGACAGTATAAACGACCCTAGGAGGTTTTGGCAAACTATAAAGTCTCTCCCTGCCAGCTCTCATTCCTCAGAGCTACCTCTTCACTTAATTATTGACTTCATTCCTGTGTCAGACAAAACTGAAATGCtcaattttttaaacaaacacttTGTTGCTTCTTGTTCTTTGTTTAGCACAGTATCTGATGGTAAACCTCCTGCATACAACTTTGCTAGCAGATCGGTTACTAACACTCTTTTCTTTACACCTTTCATGGTAGAAAAGGTATGTAAGGCTTTGAAGAGCCGCGGCACAAAAAATTGGCCGGTCCTGACAGTCTTTGTCCCTTCTTCTTGCGCGTGGCAGCAAATATCATAGCTGAGCCAAGAACTACTGTGCAGCTCTTTTTATTGATCTATCAAAGGCTTTCGACACTGTTGACCATGGTATTTTAGGTCAGAGATTACTGGAAATAAGCCTTTCAGTCCGAGCATTTGACTGGTTCTCCAATTATCTTTTGGACCGTAAGCAGTGTGTGCAGCTCAatcttccagtttttttaaatgtcactaaTGGAGTGCCGCAGGGTTCTGTCCGGGAGCCTATATTATTTACTATTTATGTCAACCGTGTTGCACAGAATCTAGATGCATCTGTTCgtttttatgcagatgatacaatTATTTATCGCTGTGCTCGTACCATTGACATGGTTTTCAAACAATTACATCTAGCTTTTGATAGTATTCAGTCTCAGCTGGGTCAGCTCAGACTTAGTCATGTTGTTCTCAAACAGAAAGAGGGTGCCGGCAGTACTTCATTCTCTATCTGCTCAAGCCATTTCTATTGAAACTGTGGCCTCATACAAATACCTAGCTAGTGTGATTGATGAAAATCTTTTCTTCAAGCCACACATTGACCATTTATTAAAGAAACTGAGGTTCTTTTTCAGAAACAGATCATGTTTCTCTTTCATGGCAAGGAAAAGGCTTGTTGCTGCCACTTTTTTACCCTTCCTGGATTATGGTGGCATAATTTATATGAATGCCTCTGCTCACTCTTCATCTTTTGGATTCTGTCTATCATGGAGCACTAAGATTTATGACTGATTGTAAACCTTTAAAACACCACTGTACTGGTCCTCATTGGTCTTACACAAGGATGTTCATTGGTATCATTTTATCTATGAATCTATTTCTAGTTTACTGCCCCATCAGAGTACATGTTACGTAAACAGTTTAGACTGGGGTCTCCGGACATCACATTCACCGTTCCATCAGTTCGTACAGAGCTTGCGAAGAAGGCATTCTCCTTTTCTGTCCCGTCTTCATGCAATACATTGCAGAAGGATTTGAAGTTCTCTCAATTGATTTCactttcagatttcaaacttgtTTTTAATATGACTGTGCACATTAGACATATttagcttcttttttaaaatattattgttgcaattttaacatgtttgtctggAGCAGGTCTCTCTTGTAAATGAGACACTGGGTCTTAATGGGACTACCTGTATAagtaaaggttaaataaaaaataaaaatgtaggaTTTACAGTATAAATCTATTTCTACCAGTCTGTTTTACTCCTTTATCTGAACATAAGGGCACGAactttatgtctaaaaatggtCTTATATTGCCTTAGCTAGGTTCTGATATTCATTCCTTTCTAATCAACTTTTCCACACTCGATGATGAATATAATGAGGGTAAAGAGAGGACAGGataactgctgttttttttcctctgtccaTATGTCTCCatctatcaatccatccatctgcTCTAACTGACACCCCCCATCAGCCATGCAGGCACCCCTTCAGCTACCTTTCCAGACGTCTTGACTCCTTTCCAGATGCTGAAGTAAACAATGGTGAAGATGAAGAGCAGACATAAAGCCAGTTGCCAGCTGATAGAGCCCAACTCGTGCAGACCTGGGGAGAGATGGACCTGCAACACCTGCCGGCTGGAAGGAGAAAACAAGAAAGGGCGTTTGTGTTGAAAGTTGAGGTTGAATGAAATGCAAAGAGGAGAGACAAGGAAGACATTTTATGCAGATGAATCGACACGAGAGGACAGGAGctaaaaagtaactgagtagAGGTGAAGAAGTGTAGGaagtggaagaggaggagagcaaGCAGGAAGGGAAGGGCATATTATGCAGAAGTAATggataaaagacaaaaacaatatgGGATTGGAGACAAGGGAATGTTGGAACATTAAGGAAAGCAGAGGAAAAGGAAAGAGCACGGAAAGAAGGAAATGTGATATGAGCGGACCAgcgagaaaagaaagaaaaccatcaGTACGTAAGACAAGACTATTACTATTCAAAAGGGTTTAGACAAACTTTATCGCAACTTTCttaaaagctaaaaaaagaagaagtcagAAACAAACTGTAAGGTCAGTGTGTGGGCACAGGTTAAGCACCAGGAGCTCAAATGAAAAAACTGAGACATGAATTGTgctaaaaaaacaggaaattctGGCGCCAGACTGAGTTGTGGAATCTGTTACTTTTAAACCTGCGTTAGGAAAAGTCAACTCTGCGTCAACCCTGAATCTGTCTCAGCAGTCGGACGCTGTGCTGATAAGACTGAGCCCGTTGACTGCACAGACCCAGAACAGTCAAGAATAACAGGGACATTGTTTTTCAAAAGACCCTGACTTAATCGCTGCAAAAACAGCACATTAAAACCTGGTTAACTCTTGGAGGACTTATattttattactggctaatacCAAGCATTACTTTTCTCTGATACTTTATATTTTTCCATAATCCAGTACTTAAAAAACTCTCTCACCTGCTCCTAAAGGAGCGGTTCATACTTCTGTATTACTTATGCACTCATAAAGAATCTCCAATCAGTCATTCGTACTCCGAAATACTAATGAAGTCTCCCTGCACTGTTTTCACCACCAGTAAGGGAAGTGGGTTTTTAGGGGATGATGGTGGGGAATCTGTCCCACACACCAGAACCAACCCTGGAATTGAAGTCATCCTCCCTTTCTTCACCTGACGTCTCCCTCCTGCGTAGAGCTCCCCCTATGCCACTACATCTGACTTACATGCACTTACGTATAGAACTCCTCGGCAGGGGACGTAGAGGTGTTGGACCAGGACACGTTGTGGTCTGAGGACATGTAGCGGTTACAGTTGGCTGTATTCCAGGGGTTGGTGCAGGTGGACCAAGGCAAAGTGGGCCGGAAAGATGACAGTAGGTAGTACAAGGCCCAGGCCATGATGGTGTTGTAGTAGAAGGCTACGTAGAGGGCTATGATACAGATGGCAAAGCCTATCCCTGGGTGAGTTGaagcaaataaatacataagtaACACCAGATCACTCACTGCTTACATCACTCACAGACATCAGTGGGTTATTTTTTCAAGCTAATTCAGGTTCCCTTTGGGTGAGTGTGTGACATTTCCAAACAACGACAGTTTACATACTATCAAATTTCTGAGCATCTGGCATTTGGCATTAAAATGTGACAATTTCCATAACAGAGAGTCAGAACATCTCACTAGAGGTACAGGAAACTAGGGATGCTCTTCAAGGGTGGGGGGGCAGGGAGGTTAAATGAGCTGTCTCTTGGACTTGGATGATTTGAAACTCCTtcttcgtctttttttttttgttttcctaccTCTAACTTTTCTGTCCCTCTAAAGTTATCTTCTTCCACGTTTCGTCCAAGCTGTTGCTTTTGACTTTCTCCCTATAATCGGTTCTCTCTCTGTACACCCCTCGCTGTTACCTTTGAAGATGGGACAGATGTGTTTCCAGATGGAGATGCAGCCACTGCGATGAAACTGACCGAGCGCTAGCTCCATGTAAAACAGAGGCACCCCTCCGAACACTGCCATCAACAGGTAGGGCAGCAAAAAGGCACCTGGACAGAGACGTTGGAGAAATTTGGGAGGGAGAATAAATGCGTGACAATGAACACATGTTGTGGGAAAACAGTAAGAAGCCAACTACACTCAAGAGAAACTGAGCTCTTTCACACACCATTTAAGAACACTGTAAAAATCCTAACAGGTGCCAAAGcttattatttatatagctcaATCTATTCAAAAACAACACTGCTGTATTTATTATGCTTTCTGGAGTTATTTTTGCTAAAATCCTATCATAAAGGATCTCGACGTTGATGTTGGCTTTGTTCTAAAATATGAAAGTAATAAAATTAAAGGCCTAACACAGATGAGCAGAAGAACATCAGGACGGCAACCAGATCTCCGACTCTTCGGCTTTTGCGGGGTGTTTGATAACACATCGCTCTTTCCTTCTTGCTATCTGATTGTAAACTTATTTCCATGTGCACGtgttgcatttgtgtgtgtggacgGGACGGTGCTTGTGCCTCTTTGTGACATGAAAGCAAAGATAAGGGCTGATTGAGCAGCTGCCTGCGAGACAGGTTATTAAGCAAGGAGaaagacactgaaaaaaaacacaattaatacTGTTGCCTCTATCAAGTGTGTCCCGAGTCTTCATCTCTGCCTCGCTCTGTgaggcacacacactcacacacagaacaCAGGAAATTGCAAAGGCTttattattgcaaattcaaTAAAAAGAGGTTGTGTTTGCCGCCAGGATCGGCTAGAGAAAGAGCAGGGCAGACACAAGCGTGGACTTTGTGAAGACATACCTTTTTGTACCTCCGATTGCGCAAGAAATAAGCTACATCAAAGCATTTATCCATACACAACTTTGTTAATTGGGGCACTCCTTGTAAGCTATTAAAGCATTTATTGGGAAGTACCACAAATCATCCTAATCTAACTCAGTCTTTAATAACGGCAAAGCTCGAGAGCAGTCGACCGACTTCAGCTGTCACATATAAAACACATAATGTGAATTACAGAATACACAGCAGTGAGTATGAAAGAGCCTTTTCTTCTGTCTAATCCTTCAAATCCTGTTTGCTTTAGCTTGGGATCTGACGTGTCATCTCTCTCTCCATTCCACCACACTTTATGTCTCATTCTTCCCCCTTCGACACGTTTCTCCCCTCCAAACATGTTTtgcttcctcacctcctccgtTTTGGTAGCAGATGTATGGGAAGCGCCAGACATTTCCCAGGTCCACGGCGTAGCCAATCACAGACAGAAGGAAGTCCATCTTCTTGCTCCAGGTTTCTCTGGGCCTGTCCAAGCTTGTTTGCTGGACCATCAGAGTCCTTAGGCCTCCCAGAGGTGCTGAGGATCCAGTACCGCCTCCGGGTCCTGAGGCTGTACCCGCAGCGCAAGCTGCAGTTCCTGGGCTCTCCCTGGGGCTCTGAGGGGTGGATGTTGTGAAGCCATTGGACACCTGCTGGCCAGAGCCAGATGTCATGCTCTTGGGACCTCTGTCTGCAAGCCCATCAGCAAGCATAAGTCTGCCATTTTCACGCTGTGTCCCATCATCTTCTCCCCCCATGTCCTCTCTCTCCTTgtccctctctccctcattcTCCCCTTTGTCCATTGTCAGCATGCTCGTCATCATAATATCTTTTGTCTCCATTGGATTGTGTTGATATTCGTGTTGGCAAGGTAGTTAGGGGTGGAGAGAGGTTCTCAGTGACAATGAAGGGAATGTGGTGCTGCTCTCTGATATGGTGCCCATTAGTGGAAAAGAAGCATTAGGAGAGGGGTGTAGTGAGAGTTTGGGACAAGACTGGGGAAGACTGTCCTTCTCATGCAGGTAAAGGAGATAAGGAACGGGAAATGAAAGCtaaaagaagagaaaggggCCAGATTGAGGGGGTGTGTATGTGGGGAGAGGACTGAAATGTGTAAGGGTCTGTTGAGCAAGAGGGAATAAGAGCGggctgcaggacagacagaggaGGGTATACGAGAGGAGAGAGATGTGTTTGAACAGGATGTGGCTAGCAGAAAAGTTACAAGAATCTTGGATCTATTCCACAAACAGCTCGTCCTCTGAGGCCCACAGTGATGGTGCAAACTGCAACACACAGAGGGGAAACACACGGGTAAATCACAGGATAAGAGctgatctttttttaattactttgcagtaaacctaaataaaaacagagcagTCCTCAGGGCAGTTTGCTTTTTCTGGATGagacaataaaaatgaaaatggctgtaaaaaaaaacaaaccccaaaacaaaacaggacagAGTCTTTTTTTACATGATAATGAATAAGAGGATAAATCCTAGGAACAGAGGAAACTGAGGGGTTTCTGCTGCGACATGTCGATTCACTTACCGGAGCCTTCTACTTCTGTTTCTCATTTTACGCTATCAGTTGCATAACGTGTTTTGATGCTTATCTGACCAAAGTAAACTGGGAAGAAATTAGAGAATCTAAATACCAGTGCCAGCAGCACATTTGAAGGCAGgaaatgcacacaaaaaaagggggaagaaaaaaaagaaaaacaaaagagcatCTGTGGACATGCGCTAGAAAAGATGCTCTCTAATTTTCATAGCAACAACAAACACTGGGCAAAGCTCAACAGGTTGTTCTTTGGTTGCTGTGGCGCTGAAATATGTTTAGCAgttttacaagaaaataaaGGTTAAGCTGAAAAACAAGACTTGCGCAGCATGAGAAccaactttttatcttttttcgaatgcaaattctattttttttaatttactcatGCAAAACAGAACTCGggcaaataaaactaaacatgtaaTTCAATCTCAAGGTGCAAACAGTTCTATGAATTCATCATAAACCACATCATAAAGCTCACATTTcctaaagctgttttttttgttcttttttttgttttgcaataGAAATTAAATTCCGATTCGAATAATCCAAGATGCTTTCACATGAGCGATGGGTCAAACTATGACATCTGTTCAAAAGTGGATTCGTTTGTTTATAGTGTTAGCCCAATTAGTAATGAACTGTAAAATGTGGGAAGACACAATTTACATGGAATGCCATTACCTTAATGAACAACGAGTGTCCAGCAGTTGTACACGGCACGACATTCATTCCTCACCGACATCTGACTACCACACAACAAAGGACGCCGTCAACTACATGGACTCGAGCACAAAAAGAAACAATGGATCGCTTCCTCTCCACTCAaacttttttcttctcctcttgCAAACCACACTTTTAATTTCTAGCGAAAAAGCCCCAAATTTTTTCATCACAATAACTTCCATGTGAATCCTCACCAGTGTTAAAGAAGTACTGCGTGTtgctcaatttaaaaaaacgtgATGGAAAATCTGTTTTTGACCTACCATGACATCAAAGACGTGAGAAtaaaatgagacaaaaaaaataaaaaattctccTCAGCTACACTTACCTCATAAAGACAACAAAATGTATCAGCTGTCACACAATCTCACAATAAGTGAAGGAAAACAATGGGAAAGGTCTCAATATAATGCTATTGTCTGGACTCTATGTGCAGACAAACTTCATCACCAgggaatcccccccccccccaaaaaaaaaacaaataataatgaaaaatacaTGAAGACCCATTGTTAAAGACAAATCAACACTACAGACTGATACAGTGGTGCAAACTTTAAATTCACTGATCTCAACAGGAAATTATTTAATCTCTTGCCgtcatttttaataaagaaaGAGACGGTAAGATGACAACATCAAGATTTCAGCAACGATAGACTGAAAGAATACGAGATGTGAGAAAAATACTAATGAGACATTATAAAACAACCCAaattaaaaccaaaaacactCTCTGCAGCAATCTTACTAACTTTTGAAGTAAAAGCACTACAAATCAAACCAAAAATCTAAAGTTGTAGGTTGTACTCAACCCGCATGCATACGTTACCTTTAGAGACAACAGAAGAGGTCAAGAAGAACATGTGGCGCTTGAATCGTATGTGAAGAGCAGCAGCAAGAACTTCTACCCAAAACTTAAAGAATCCCGTGGAATGGCAAAAACTTGCTAGAGAAACAGCGTGCCCTAGCACATCAGGACACCGCGTTTGCCCATTGAGCTCTCAAACCTCtctcatttttctctctctctttctctctccctcccttgttgtccctctctctcactcactccaCAACCAaccacacttccacacacacacacacacacacacttccacaCATGCCTGGTTCAGAGAAGCACAGCCGTGCAGATGTATGCACAGATGGATACATGGATGCATGCAATCAGACAGAAGATAATAAAGAATCATTAGGCGAGCACAGACCTGCACATCACAGTATCAAGTTTTTGCTTTGATACACTGATAGTACAAACAGAAATGATGAACTGGAGCACAGATCCAACATGGTATGGTCATGGCAGAACTGTCATTaaagcacaaacacagccaCACTGTGCAGACAGGGGAAGTCCTACCCTCGAGTAGTTCTTCTGGCATTGTGGGGCTCTGTGTCAGGGTACGTCTTacttgcaaacacacaaacacacacacacacacacacacacacacacacacacacaccaccaccaccaacataCTACACTGGTAAAGCACTGCTGTGCTGCAGTGCTTTTACTCCCCCTCTTTCCACTTTTACTTTTAGATTTTGTCAATCTAAAATGTCTTCTAGTTTTTTACTAAAGTTTCTAATGTGCACCTGCTCTGCAGAAATGCAGTctttgctgctctgaccccGGTTGCATACATACAGGTTTTCCAACCAATTTGACTGCACAGTTGATCTCATATACATTTTACAAGATACTGTCTTTCCGTCGAATGCTATATTTGATTCATTCACAAGCTGACTTCTGTGTGTTTAAAGTGCATTAGCAATCTTTGGAATTAAAAGCTTCACTTAAACACTGCTTGCTGCTCCGAGTCTCTGAGCAGCTGAATCATCTTGCTTACTGTACTTGGTGCAAGGCTGTGGTAGTCCAACTGTGTTCTCTGTACCTATACTCCCCCAGGTTGTTGCTGCAACTTAAGCATTTTTGTTTACTTGAGCAACAGTTCAAAAGTATTAAATACTCTCATTAAAGCTGCTTTACATATCAAGTTAGGTTGTGAGAAACAGAAACTAGCAGACCCCATAACAACCGGTGTTCAGTAACACAtcttatatataaaataaaaaaatattggcTCTGCAATACTGTTATGTCAACATGTAAGTGCATTTCCAGCCTGCCTGGGTGGTGTGTGGGTGGACGGGGGCACATAAATCTGAGGGCTTATAAGATGATTaagtaaagaataaaaaaaacaaagttatgTTATCGTCAGAAATAATGAAtattttagtttgttgtttCTCTGTTATTTGAATGAAACCATCTGAGAACTTATTTATCTTTAACAAATTTTtaaatatgcttttatttttgatattaaataaaataaaa containing:
- the slc6a4a gene encoding solute carrier family 6 member 4a — encoded protein: METKDIMMTSMLTMDKGENEGERDKEREDMGGEDDGTQRENGRLMLADGLADRGPKSMTSGSGQQVSNGFTTSTPQSPRESPGTAACAAGTASGPGGGTGSSAPLGGLRTLMVQQTSLDRPRETWSKKMDFLLSVIGYAVDLGNVWRFPYICYQNGGGAFLLPYLLMAVFGGVPLFYMELALGQFHRSGCISIWKHICPIFKGIGFAICIIALYVAFYYNTIMAWALYYLLSSFRPTLPWSTCTNPWNTANCNRYMSSDHNVSWSNTSTSPAEEFYTRQVLQVHLSPGLHELGSISWQLALCLLFIFTIVYFSIWKGVKTSGKVVWVTATFPYLVLLILLIRGATLPGAWRGVVFYLKPDWEKLLSTTVWIDAAAQIFFSLGPGFGVLLAFASYNPFHNNCYKDALVTSSVNCLTSFLSGFVIFTVLGYMAEMRQQNVDAVAKDAGPSLLFIIYAEAIANMPAATFFAIIFFLMIIMLGLDSTFAGLEGVITAMLDEFPHLLVKRREWFVFGLVCVCYLGALSTLTYGGAYVVKLFEEYATGPAVITVVLLEVIAVSWFYGTNRFCNDVQVMLGFYPGCFWRVCWVAICPCFLLFIIISFLAFPPEVRLFEYQYPPWTTVLGYCIGVSSFICVPAYMVYYLLNAKGTFKQRLLKSITPVPSGDSHRDFIVTNAV